The genomic window AAGAGCCAAATGCTTGGATTTATATCTTAATGGCTAGCTTGATTTTATGGGCAGCCTTATCTCAATGGCTGAAGAAAATTACTAGGAAATAAAAGAGAAGGAGCCAGAATGGCGATTGAAAATTACATGCCAGACTTTGCTGTAGAAGCAGTATATGATTTGACAGTCCAAAGCCTGAAAGACCAAGGGATCAAAGCTGTTTTGGTCGATTTGGATAATACCCTCATTGCTTGGAATAACCCTGATGGGACTCCAGAAATGAAGCAGTGGTTACATGACCTTCGTGATGCTGGTATTCGTATCATCGTAGTGTCCAATAACTCTAAAAAACGCGTTCAACGGGCAGTTGAAAAATTTGGAATTGACTATGTTTATTGGGCTTTGAAGCCTTTTACTTTCGGGATTGACTGTGCCATGAAGGAATTCCACTATGAGAAAAACGAAGTAGTCATGGTTGGAGATCAGCTCATGACGGATATTCGAGCTGCCCACCGAGCAGGGATTCGTTCGATTTTGGTCAAACCCTTGGTCCAGCATGATTCTATCAAAACGCAAATCAACCGTGCTCGTGAGCGCCGTGTCATGAAACAAATCACTGAAAAGTACGGGCCTATCACATATAAAAAAGGAATCTAACTATGGAAGAAATTCTCTGTATTGGTTGTGGAGCAACCATTCAGACGGAAGATAAGACTGGTCTTGGATTTACACCTCAGTCAGCACTTGAAAAAGGTTTGGAGACTGGAGAGGTTTATTGCCAACGTTGTTTCCGTCTTCGTCATTATAATGAAATCACAGATGTGCAGCTGACGGATGATGATTTCTTAAAACTTTTGCACGAGGTGGGAGATAGTGATGCCTTGGTGGTTAACGTTATTGATATCTTTGACTTCAATGGATCAGTTATCCCAGGATTACCACGCTTTGTATCAGGTAATGATGTGCTCTTAGTC from Streptococcus sp. oral taxon 061 includes these protein-coding regions:
- a CDS encoding YqeG family HAD IIIA-type phosphatase — protein: MAIENYMPDFAVEAVYDLTVQSLKDQGIKAVLVDLDNTLIAWNNPDGTPEMKQWLHDLRDAGIRIIVVSNNSKKRVQRAVEKFGIDYVYWALKPFTFGIDCAMKEFHYEKNEVVMVGDQLMTDIRAAHRAGIRSILVKPLVQHDSIKTQINRARERRVMKQITEKYGPITYKKGI